A section of the Bacillus sp. HSf4 genome encodes:
- a CDS encoding MFS transporter, translating into MKQKWQSIHPLSWTIIVGTIFGRMGTTMSIPFLAIYLTQVKGASASFAGAVIAVSSLIGIAASFYGGYLSDRFGRKKIMLLSIFGWVLVFAGFALADHVWTFFLMNALNGLCRALFEPTSRALLSDVSKPETRLFVFNLRYAAINLGVVFGPLLGLYLGSSKTTLPFFIAAFIYLLYGAGLVIQFKNHDVPAMETNKRIKVKDALQVTRTDRVFTITLIGSILCLFGYSQFSSTLAQYMSASPFIEDGTKIFGIMLTLNAATVLIVQYPIVQIAKRFSPILSLITGNVLVSMSLFSLSFFHDLLSITFIVILFTIGEVLLFSMMDILVDQIARPELKGTYFGAMGFTQLGSVIGPWAGGILLDTFGAGKPFFTFSILALATLCGSPFLFAAFRRVRMVEAAKVNIHAKKTLQH; encoded by the coding sequence ATGAAACAGAAATGGCAAAGTATCCACCCGCTCAGCTGGACCATTATTGTCGGAACGATTTTCGGACGGATGGGCACGACAATGAGCATTCCTTTTTTAGCGATTTACTTGACACAGGTAAAAGGCGCTTCAGCGTCTTTTGCCGGAGCCGTGATAGCGGTAAGCTCCCTGATCGGGATTGCGGCGAGCTTTTATGGAGGATATTTGTCAGACCGGTTCGGCCGGAAAAAGATCATGCTGCTGTCGATTTTCGGCTGGGTGCTCGTATTTGCCGGCTTTGCCCTCGCTGATCACGTATGGACCTTCTTTTTGATGAATGCCTTAAACGGATTGTGCCGCGCCCTGTTTGAGCCGACTTCAAGAGCGCTGCTTTCGGATGTATCCAAACCTGAGACGCGCCTCTTTGTCTTCAACCTCAGATATGCGGCGATCAACCTCGGCGTTGTCTTCGGGCCGCTTTTGGGCCTCTACCTCGGCTCTTCGAAAACGACGCTGCCGTTTTTTATCGCCGCTTTTATTTATTTGCTTTACGGAGCGGGCCTGGTGATTCAATTTAAAAACCACGACGTCCCGGCGATGGAGACGAACAAGCGCATCAAAGTAAAGGATGCCTTGCAGGTGACAAGAACGGACCGGGTGTTTACGATCACACTGATCGGCTCGATTCTTTGTTTGTTCGGCTACTCCCAGTTTTCATCAACGCTGGCGCAGTATATGTCGGCAAGCCCTTTCATCGAAGACGGAACGAAGATATTCGGGATCATGCTGACGTTAAATGCTGCGACCGTGCTGATCGTACAGTACCCGATCGTACAAATCGCAAAACGGTTTTCGCCGATTTTGTCGCTCATCACAGGCAATGTTTTGGTCAGCATGAGTCTGTTCAGCCTTTCATTTTTCCATGACCTCTTGTCGATCACCTTCATTGTCATATTGTTTACAATAGGAGAAGTGCTGTTATTTTCGATGATGGATATATTGGTTGACCAAATTGCACGCCCTGAACTGAAGGGGACCTACTTCGGAGCGATGGGCTTCACCCAGCTGGGAAGCGTCATCGGCCCGTGGGCAGGCGGAATACTGCTGGATACGTTCGGAGCGGGAAAGCCTTTTTTCACCTTTTCGATCCTGGCCCTCGCCACCCTTTGCGGCTCACCTTTCCTCTTTGCGGCTTTCCGCAGAGTCAGAATGGTGGAAGCTGCAAAAGTGAACATCCATGCAAAGAAAACATTGCAGCATTAA
- a CDS encoding elongation factor G-binding protein: MEPFIRNDQYHFIQFQTDSLVQGHANVKDGNVLDALKSNAFHQVLDLFPDLSNDQKALLSKMVEVEDNSGAARFLAELEDLVIPFQQVTAAKVKKLFSKVKKLKTPEFEQMDFRRYSYLGWNDAGSGRKYMIVDIGGKLTGIYGTIRPSNKKGICSICNRAEEIGLFMSRVKSGKETYTDRGNYICYDSETCNQNIMTLDHLNDFVMQLTKY, encoded by the coding sequence ATGGAACCTTTTATCAGAAATGATCAATATCATTTTATTCAATTTCAAACGGACAGCCTTGTCCAGGGGCATGCGAACGTCAAGGATGGAAACGTGCTTGACGCTTTGAAATCCAATGCTTTCCATCAAGTCTTAGATCTGTTTCCTGATCTCAGCAATGACCAAAAGGCTTTGCTGAGCAAAATGGTTGAAGTCGAAGACAACAGCGGAGCCGCGCGCTTTTTAGCCGAGTTAGAGGACCTTGTGATCCCGTTTCAGCAGGTAACGGCAGCAAAGGTCAAAAAGCTGTTTTCTAAGGTGAAAAAGTTAAAAACTCCCGAATTTGAGCAGATGGATTTCAGGAGATATTCCTATTTAGGATGGAATGATGCAGGCTCGGGCAGAAAATATATGATTGTGGATATCGGCGGAAAGCTGACGGGAATATACGGAACGATCAGACCCAGCAATAAAAAAGGAATCTGTTCGATATGCAACAGGGCCGAAGAGATCGGACTGTTCATGTCCAGGGTGAAAAGCGGCAAAGAAACCTATACGGACAGGGGCAATTACATTTGCTATGACAGTGAAACATGCAACCAAAATATCATGACACTAGATCATTTGAACGATTTCGTCATGCAATTAACGAAATATTGA
- a CDS encoding ABC transporter permease, whose product MSIKNIYKILKNELAYQYYSKTLLLLIIPLLLISSGYIYFQYQNTEGSYRLFLKTEAEYKQLGIDIQKALDSPVKVKEGELKSKDGDGEIVENILRYDYENFVLSLHNLQPKQAVVTTMEWMGFILFPLAFTLYAIYISSYDMRFKTVKIKAVRHDWKSVLLAKQCSVYMVMLVGMSAVLCAAYVSSLILYSQAARTIPVDQFTIPEVSKSNILLQFIVIAAVSFIFTTIGFYLGILLRSFAAPALLYIIYSLLVPVLGKFDLKNLLSNLGHAVFNFNGHFKLFTPVKVEIFPIILILAAAIGLLSAAAYYAAHRQSKYVV is encoded by the coding sequence ATGTCTATAAAGAATATTTATAAAATCCTGAAGAACGAGCTTGCCTATCAATACTATTCAAAAACGCTCTTGCTTTTGATCATTCCTCTGTTGCTGATTTCATCCGGGTACATATACTTTCAGTATCAGAATACAGAAGGCAGCTACCGGCTGTTTTTGAAAACCGAAGCTGAATACAAACAGCTCGGTATCGATATTCAAAAGGCGCTTGACTCGCCAGTCAAGGTGAAGGAAGGGGAGCTCAAAAGCAAGGACGGCGACGGGGAGATCGTTGAAAATATTTTAAGATATGACTATGAGAATTTCGTGCTGTCGCTTCACAATCTCCAGCCGAAACAAGCGGTCGTCACCACGATGGAGTGGATGGGGTTTATTTTGTTTCCGCTCGCCTTTACGCTTTACGCCATTTATATTTCTTCCTATGACATGCGATTTAAGACGGTGAAAATCAAGGCGGTCAGACATGATTGGAAGTCGGTTTTGCTGGCCAAACAGTGCTCGGTCTATATGGTGATGCTTGTCGGAATGTCCGCCGTTTTATGTGCGGCATATGTGTCGAGCCTTATTCTTTATTCCCAGGCAGCGCGGACGATTCCGGTCGACCAGTTCACAATACCGGAGGTGTCAAAAAGCAATATCCTGCTTCAATTTATTGTCATAGCGGCAGTCAGCTTTATTTTCACAACGATCGGGTTTTATTTGGGCATTCTGTTGAGGAGTTTTGCGGCGCCTGCTCTGCTTTATATCATCTACAGCCTGCTGGTTCCGGTACTGGGCAAATTTGATTTGAAAAACCTTTTGTCCAATCTCGGGCATGCGGTTTTCAATTTCAACGGCCATTTTAAGCTGTTTACACCGGTTAAGGTAGAGATCTTTCCGATCATCCTGATTCTGGCCGCCGCCATCGGCCTGCTGTCGGCCGCCGCTTATTACGCGGCGCACAGACAAAGCAAATATGTCGTGTGA
- a CDS encoding UV damage repair protein UvrX gives MDYSQYPARSILCVDMRSFYASCAAVLLGLDPMTCLLAVVGNTERQGSVVLAASPALKREFGVQTGTRVYQIPDDPRIQLVNPKMAVFVRVSTELTRLFGRYVPHDAIHTYSIDESFIQVDGVESMWGDARTIAMKIQDDMAREFGLPCTVGIGPNMLMAKLCLDLEAKRAPDGVAVWGYEDVKTKLWPLSPLRRMWGIGSRLERRLNRMGIFTVGQLAQYDLKRLEKTFGVMGNQLYYHAWGIDLSALGAPIMAGQVSYGKSQILLRDYPDPAEVQHVILEMCEEVAKRARAHRQAGRTVSLGIEYSRDELGGGFYRSKTMERPSNITLDLYHTCLALFDRFYEGKTVRKISVSLSNIEDDIYMQLDLFHPDQEKKRMLGYVMDGIRERYGSTALLRAASYTNAGTARLRSKLVGGHQA, from the coding sequence ATGGATTACAGTCAATATCCGGCGCGCTCGATTTTGTGTGTTGATATGCGGAGTTTTTATGCAAGCTGTGCCGCCGTCTTGCTCGGACTTGATCCGATGACTTGCCTGCTGGCGGTTGTCGGGAATACGGAGCGGCAGGGGAGCGTCGTCTTGGCGGCTTCTCCGGCTCTGAAAAGAGAGTTCGGTGTTCAAACAGGGACAAGGGTGTATCAGATTCCGGACGATCCGCGCATTCAGCTCGTCAATCCAAAGATGGCGGTATTTGTCCGCGTTTCCACAGAGCTCACCCGGCTGTTTGGCCGCTATGTTCCGCATGACGCCATTCACACGTACAGCATTGATGAAAGCTTTATTCAGGTGGACGGCGTCGAGAGCATGTGGGGAGACGCGCGGACGATCGCCATGAAAATACAGGACGACATGGCAAGGGAATTTGGTCTGCCGTGTACCGTCGGAATTGGGCCCAATATGCTGATGGCTAAGCTGTGCCTTGATCTTGAAGCGAAAAGGGCGCCGGACGGTGTGGCCGTTTGGGGTTATGAAGATGTGAAAACGAAGCTTTGGCCGCTGTCTCCGCTGCGGCGAATGTGGGGAATCGGCTCCAGGCTGGAAAGAAGGCTGAACAGGATGGGGATTTTTACGGTTGGCCAGCTGGCGCAATATGATCTCAAGCGCCTTGAGAAAACATTCGGTGTGATGGGAAACCAGCTGTACTATCATGCATGGGGCATTGACCTTTCAGCGCTCGGAGCGCCGATCATGGCCGGACAGGTCAGCTATGGGAAGAGCCAGATTCTGCTTCGCGATTATCCGGACCCGGCTGAAGTCCAACATGTCATCCTTGAAATGTGCGAAGAGGTGGCCAAAAGGGCGCGCGCCCACCGGCAGGCGGGACGGACCGTCAGCCTCGGAATCGAATACAGCCGCGATGAGCTTGGCGGCGGGTTTTACCGTTCGAAAACGATGGAGCGTCCTTCAAATATTACACTGGACCTTTATCACACATGCCTTGCCTTGTTTGACCGCTTTTATGAAGGAAAAACGGTTCGGAAAATTTCCGTTTCCCTTTCCAATATCGAGGATGACATCTATATGCAGCTCGACCTTTTCCATCCCGATCAGGAAAAAAAGCGGATGCTCGGCTATGTGATGGACGGCATCAGGGAACGGTACGGTTCAACAGCGCTTTTGCGCGCCGCTTCTTATACAAACGCCGGGACCGCCCGTCTGCGGTCAAAGCTTGTCGGCGGACATCAGGCATAG
- a CDS encoding VOC family protein, protein MHHIELYVSNLDRSKRFWGWFLQELGYEAYQRWEGGISWKKERAYIVLVQAEERFIEAGYHRRRVGLNHLAFQADSKAQVDDMTEQLMERGYRLLYEDRHPFAGGDGHYALYAEDPDRIKVELVAPADFRQTV, encoded by the coding sequence ATTCATCATATCGAACTGTATGTTTCCAATTTAGACAGGTCAAAGCGTTTTTGGGGATGGTTTTTACAGGAGCTCGGCTATGAGGCTTACCAGCGCTGGGAGGGTGGCATCAGCTGGAAGAAGGAACGGGCTTACATCGTTTTGGTTCAGGCCGAAGAGAGATTTATAGAAGCGGGCTATCACAGACGCCGGGTCGGCTTAAATCATCTTGCCTTTCAGGCGGATTCAAAAGCCCAGGTCGATGATATGACAGAGCAGCTGATGGAACGCGGCTATCGGCTGCTCTATGAAGACAGACATCCGTTCGCCGGCGGGGACGGGCATTATGCGCTGTATGCGGAAGATCCCGACCGCATCAAAGTTGAACTCGTGGCGCCGGCCGATTTTCGTCAGACTGTATAA
- a CDS encoding YolD-like family protein, which produces MLKDRGSIKWVSMMLPEHVELLREYHESLHKHEKPVLDEQKYEELNERICEAMEENRPLQFTYYQQGEMKKLAGRVHYVDALKRELRIMSCTDQHHRLKLDDIIEIEYDDHV; this is translated from the coding sequence ATGCTAAAAGACAGAGGCAGCATCAAATGGGTCTCGATGATGCTGCCGGAACACGTGGAATTGCTTAGGGAGTATCATGAGAGCCTTCATAAACATGAAAAACCGGTTTTAGATGAACAAAAATATGAAGAATTGAATGAACGGATTTGTGAAGCGATGGAAGAAAACAGGCCTTTGCAATTTACTTATTACCAACAAGGGGAAATGAAAAAGCTGGCCGGCCGCGTTCACTATGTTGACGCCCTGAAGCGGGAGCTCCGCATCATGAGCTGTACAGATCAACACCACAGATTAAAGCTCGATGATATTATTGAGATTGAATACGATGATCATGTATAA
- a CDS encoding MATE family efflux transporter: protein MNHRHYLAVAVPLIISTITTPLLGAVDTAVAGQLSSPAYIGGVAVGTMIFNTMYWLLGFLRVSTSGFAAQSLGAQNRSESVLALARPVCIAFFAGLMFILLQKPLEYTALIMIQPDQHTAEFASQYFSLRIWGAPFALMSYCILGWLMGMSLIKVTLLLQVSMNILNIALDIVFVYVFHMEVNGIAAATLISELTGCLIGCWLVKRNAAISFKLPPVKLLFDPKPFKKMMIVNRDLLIRTLCLLTVFNLFTAKGADFGAEILAANAILIQIHYMMAYVFDGFANASSIFTGKAVGRMDRELYARTLSLSTQWALISAVLLSAGYFLLKDAIIPLFTPLESVLEAAKTYDVWIVLFPLAASFGLIFYGIFIGATEIGPVRNSIALAALVFLAAFFTAVPVFGNHGLWLSFLLFSFGRSLFLCMAVPGLTGRIFGKRELHEMKAEAES from the coding sequence ATGAATCACAGGCATTATCTTGCGGTGGCCGTTCCGCTGATCATTTCAACGATCACCACTCCGCTGCTCGGAGCGGTTGATACGGCGGTGGCCGGACAGCTTTCTTCCCCTGCTTACATCGGCGGCGTTGCGGTTGGAACGATGATCTTTAATACGATGTATTGGCTCCTTGGTTTTTTAAGGGTGAGCACATCGGGATTCGCCGCTCAGTCGCTCGGCGCCCAAAACAGGTCGGAGAGCGTGCTGGCTCTCGCCCGGCCCGTTTGCATTGCGTTTTTTGCCGGACTGATGTTCATCCTTTTGCAAAAACCCCTTGAATATACGGCGCTGATCATGATCCAGCCGGATCAGCACACGGCGGAATTTGCCTCGCAATATTTTTCGCTCAGGATTTGGGGAGCTCCTTTTGCTTTAATGAGCTATTGCATTCTCGGCTGGCTGATGGGAATGTCCCTCATCAAAGTGACATTGCTTCTGCAAGTGTCGATGAATATCTTAAATATCGCCCTTGATATCGTCTTTGTTTATGTCTTTCATATGGAAGTGAACGGCATCGCGGCAGCCACCCTGATTTCAGAATTGACGGGCTGCCTGATCGGCTGCTGGCTTGTGAAAAGAAATGCCGCCATCTCGTTTAAACTTCCGCCTGTCAAGCTGTTGTTCGACCCAAAACCGTTTAAAAAAATGATGATCGTCAACCGTGATTTATTAATCAGAACATTGTGCCTGCTGACGGTTTTCAATTTATTTACGGCTAAAGGGGCTGATTTCGGAGCTGAAATTTTGGCCGCAAATGCGATCTTGATCCAAATTCATTACATGATGGCTTACGTTTTTGACGGGTTCGCCAATGCATCAAGCATTTTTACAGGCAAAGCCGTCGGGAGAATGGATCGGGAGCTCTATGCCCGCACGCTTTCCCTTTCGACCCAGTGGGCGCTTATCTCTGCAGTGCTGCTTTCGGCCGGCTATTTTCTCTTGAAAGATGCAATCATTCCTTTATTTACACCGCTTGAAAGCGTCCTGGAAGCGGCGAAAACATATGATGTTTGGATTGTTCTCTTTCCTTTGGCCGCAAGTTTTGGACTGATTTTTTACGGGATCTTCATCGGAGCCACTGAAATCGGCCCGGTTAGAAATTCGATTGCTTTGGCCGCTCTTGTCTTTTTAGCCGCCTTTTTCACCGCTGTGCCCGTTTTCGGAAACCATGGGCTGTGGCTCTCCTTTCTTTTATTCAGCTTCGGCCGTTCCTTATTTTTATGCATGGCTGTGCCTGGACTGACCGGACGGATTTTCGGAAAACGGGAGCTGCATGAGATGAAGGCTGAAGCCGAATCATAA
- a CDS encoding ABC transporter ATP-binding protein — translation MPILSIESLSISSRQQTIVKNVSFSIGEGEWLALLGESGSGKSLTASAITGLLPDGLTASGGDVRFMGHHMLQAGRKALQRMRGKEIACIFQDSHGAFTPFIRVGRQIDEMVKTHTNWPKKKRKEAILRSFQDVSLPENRVYESYPFQLSGGQLQRAAIAQAMVLRPKLLIADEPTTALDSITAADVLKQLAVLRAKTNCAILFITHDLRLVKKYADKAAVMQNGEIVETGLTADFINHPKHEYTKRLFAAVPPLENPPLRLMAQPAEKKTALSGTGGAS, via the coding sequence ATGCCGATTTTATCCATTGAGAGCTTATCGATCAGCTCTCGGCAGCAAACCATTGTCAAAAACGTTTCTTTTTCGATTGGCGAAGGGGAATGGCTCGCGCTGCTCGGGGAAAGCGGCAGCGGAAAAAGCCTGACCGCGTCAGCCATCACCGGGCTGCTTCCGGACGGATTAACGGCGTCCGGCGGAGATGTGCGATTCATGGGGCATCATATGCTTCAGGCCGGCCGCAAAGCGCTCCAGCGCATGCGCGGAAAAGAGATCGCCTGCATTTTTCAGGATTCTCACGGGGCATTCACCCCTTTTATAAGAGTCGGAAGACAAATTGATGAAATGGTCAAAACACATACGAATTGGCCGAAGAAAAAGCGAAAAGAAGCGATTCTCCGCTCTTTTCAAGATGTCTCTCTTCCGGAAAACAGAGTATATGAAAGCTACCCGTTTCAATTGAGCGGCGGACAGCTGCAAAGGGCTGCGATCGCTCAAGCGATGGTGCTCCGGCCGAAGCTTTTAATCGCCGACGAACCGACGACGGCTTTGGACAGCATCACGGCGGCGGACGTTTTAAAGCAGTTGGCCGTACTGCGCGCTAAAACAAACTGTGCGATCCTTTTTATCACCCATGACTTGAGGCTTGTCAAAAAATATGCCGACAAGGCGGCCGTCATGCAAAACGGGGAAATTGTTGAAACCGGCTTAACCGCCGACTTCATCAACCATCCAAAACACGAATACACGAAGCGTCTATTCGCGGCCGTTCCGCCGCTTGAAAACCCTCCGCTCAGGCTGATGGCACAGCCTGCAGAAAAGAAAACGGCGCTTTCGGGAACAGGAGGTGCTTCATGA
- the coaA gene encoding type I pantothenate kinase, with protein sequence MANQDLNLQTLYTSHTRDAWAHLGGHMSVEMTEEEAKELEGLNDYLSLEEVETIYVPLARLLYLHRTSQYERNSRVNGFLNYPHAAKIPFIIGIAGSVAVGKSTTARIIQTALSRLRERLKVSLITTDGFLYPNAVLSEKQMMSRKGFPESYDVKALLEFLNDLKSGKKSVKAPVYSHLTYDRMEGVYETVEEADIVIIEGVNVLQTPTIEDDRTKPRVFVSDFFDFSIYVDAEEALIIKWYLERFRMLRETAFQDPTSYFHKFKDLTDPEADAMAKSIWETVNRPNLYENILPTKFRSDLILKKGEGHKVEKILVRRV encoded by the coding sequence ATGGCAAACCAAGATTTGAATTTGCAAACGTTATATACGAGTCATACCCGGGACGCCTGGGCGCATCTGGGCGGACATATGTCGGTAGAGATGACCGAAGAGGAGGCGAAAGAGCTTGAAGGTTTAAATGATTATCTGTCTTTGGAGGAGGTTGAGACGATTTATGTTCCGCTGGCAAGGCTTCTTTACTTGCACCGGACTTCTCAATATGAACGGAACTCCCGTGTGAACGGTTTTCTGAATTACCCCCATGCAGCCAAAATTCCGTTTATCATCGGGATTGCCGGAAGCGTGGCGGTCGGGAAAAGCACGACGGCCAGAATCATTCAAACCGCGCTTTCCCGCTTGCGGGAGCGTCTGAAGGTCAGCCTGATTACAACGGACGGGTTTTTGTATCCAAATGCGGTTCTTTCAGAAAAACAGATGATGTCAAGAAAAGGATTTCCGGAAAGCTATGATGTAAAGGCGCTGCTTGAATTTTTAAACGATTTAAAATCAGGGAAGAAAAGCGTCAAAGCACCCGTCTACTCCCATTTAACATACGACAGAATGGAAGGCGTTTATGAAACGGTGGAGGAGGCGGATATTGTCATTATTGAAGGCGTCAATGTGCTGCAAACACCGACGATTGAAGATGATCGGACAAAGCCGCGGGTTTTCGTATCTGATTTCTTTGATTTTTCAATTTATGTGGATGCAGAGGAAGCTCTCATTATCAAATGGTATCTCGAGCGGTTCCGGATGCTCAGGGAGACGGCTTTTCAAGATCCGACTTCTTATTTTCATAAATTTAAAGATCTCACAGATCCCGAAGCGGATGCGATGGCGAAATCGATATGGGAGACGGTCAACCGCCCCAACCTGTATGAAAACATTTTGCCGACAAAATTCCGGTCGGATTTAATTTTGAAAAAAGGGGAAGGCCACAAGGTCGAAAAGATTTTGGTCAGACGGGTGTAA
- a CDS encoding DUF6376 family protein, translating to MKRILTVLAGIGLLGAGGCGMLDGLNYTNEAAGYIQKVKTFAEEAPSLAEQAVNDTHAREKLETQLESVRQAAADFNELTPPDAAAEIHKTIEKHNETLQKSAEDVLKSVEEGKLTVEKLEQSELVQSAQQISDVMGQIEKLTE from the coding sequence ATGAAAAGAATTCTTACAGTTCTTGCCGGAATCGGCCTTTTAGGTGCGGGCGGATGCGGAATGCTTGACGGATTGAACTATACAAATGAAGCGGCCGGCTATATTCAAAAAGTGAAAACATTTGCGGAGGAGGCACCTTCCTTAGCTGAACAGGCTGTAAACGACACGCATGCAAGAGAAAAGCTGGAAACGCAGCTTGAGTCTGTTCGGCAGGCTGCAGCCGATTTTAATGAATTAACCCCTCCCGATGCCGCAGCCGAGATTCATAAGACGATTGAGAAGCATAATGAAACACTGCAAAAAAGCGCTGAGGATGTTTTGAAAAGTGTTGAGGAAGGAAAATTAACAGTTGAGAAGCTGGAGCAGTCAGAGCTGGTGCAAAGCGCTCAGCAGATCAGCGATGTGATGGGCCAGATTGAAAAATTGACCGAATAG
- a CDS encoding YqzH family protein, translating into MDEKLIEKMLGQALRQYGRNVATDPLSPHEKQILKLALKERRIEEPDEGLHAHIEDVIYDYVTNQGMFS; encoded by the coding sequence ATGGATGAGAAACTGATTGAAAAAATGCTGGGACAGGCTCTGCGGCAGTATGGGCGAAATGTAGCAACCGATCCGCTCAGCCCCCATGAAAAGCAAATCCTGAAGCTGGCGCTGAAGGAAAGGCGGATCGAGGAGCCTGACGAGGGGCTGCATGCGCATATTGAAGACGTCATTTATGATTATGTGACAAACCAGGGCATGTTTTCCTAA
- a CDS encoding dipeptide/oligopeptide/nickel ABC transporter ATP-binding protein — MTHPEETILRVSNLTKHYACGHKAVDSVSFSIRKGECLGLAGESGSGKSTLARCLLLLEQIDQGEIWLHQHRLRSINKKEVRRQRRKLQAVFQHPAASLNPKLNIIDSLMEPLDVSKQDIPPFLEDCRGSRRLAAERLFSMVGLKPPLLDRYPHELSGGQLQRVMIARAISTQPSFIIFDEPTASLDVTSQAKILNLLKDLQDEMGLSYLFISHDLAAVHFMSHRIMVMKDGQIADQFAKEELFSTGRHPYTKKLLQVFQS, encoded by the coding sequence ATGACCCATCCAGAGGAGACCATCCTTCGTGTCAGCAATCTGACAAAACATTATGCTTGCGGCCACAAAGCGGTTGACAGCGTATCATTTTCCATTCGAAAGGGTGAATGTCTCGGGCTTGCCGGTGAAAGCGGCAGCGGGAAAAGCACCCTCGCCCGCTGCCTCCTGCTGCTGGAACAAATCGATCAGGGAGAGATTTGGCTTCATCAACATCGCTTGAGGAGCATAAACAAAAAAGAAGTACGCAGACAGCGCCGGAAGCTTCAGGCTGTTTTCCAACATCCAGCCGCATCATTAAATCCAAAGCTGAACATCATCGATTCATTAATGGAGCCGTTGGATGTTTCCAAACAAGACATACCGCCATTTTTAGAGGATTGCAGAGGCAGCCGCCGGCTGGCCGCTGAACGGCTGTTTTCCATGGTCGGTCTAAAGCCGCCCCTTCTTGACCGCTATCCCCATGAATTAAGCGGTGGACAGCTGCAGCGGGTTATGATCGCCAGAGCCATCAGCACCCAGCCTTCTTTCATCATCTTTGATGAGCCTACGGCAAGCCTTGATGTCACGAGTCAGGCGAAAATCCTGAACCTTCTCAAAGATTTGCAGGACGAGATGGGGCTTTCCTATTTGTTTATTTCCCATGATCTTGCGGCTGTCCACTTCATGAGCCATCGCATCATGGTGATGAAAGACGGGCAGATTGCCGATCAATTTGCAAAAGAAGAGCTGTTTTCCACAGGAAGGCACCCTTATACAAAAAAGCTGCTTCAGGTGTTTCAATCTTAA
- a CDS encoding ATP-binding cassette domain-containing protein: MININHLTKMYGNQTVFNRLNMNIEKNKVSFLMGENGAGKTTLLKCLLKLEHYEGGIRYDGEPLEAVRDRVHVIYDDSPFYFNLTGYQNIKILLNKPVKKEELEQTSQTFLDHSLLKKKVKTYSYGQRKKLALTIAALNKPAYLFLDEISNGFDYRSMIELQEMINDWSSEMTIVAAGHQFEFYSSIVDQLFVLKDGSAVHVENFKANGADLGDVYKEYL; encoded by the coding sequence TTGATTAACATCAATCATTTGACAAAAATGTATGGAAATCAGACGGTCTTCAACCGTCTCAATATGAATATTGAAAAAAATAAAGTCAGCTTCCTGATGGGGGAAAACGGCGCCGGAAAAACGACGCTCTTGAAATGCCTGCTTAAGCTGGAACACTACGAAGGCGGCATTCGCTATGACGGCGAACCCCTTGAAGCCGTCAGAGACCGGGTGCATGTCATTTATGATGATTCCCCGTTTTATTTCAATCTCACAGGCTATCAAAACATCAAAATCTTATTAAACAAACCCGTTAAAAAAGAAGAGCTCGAACAGACGTCGCAAACATTTCTCGATCACTCGCTCTTGAAAAAGAAAGTCAAAACCTATTCCTACGGGCAAAGAAAAAAGCTCGCTTTAACGATCGCCGCCTTAAACAAACCGGCGTACTTGTTTTTGGATGAGATATCAAACGGATTTGACTATCGTTCAATGATAGAGCTTCAGGAGATGATCAATGACTGGTCAAGCGAAATGACGATTGTGGCTGCGGGTCACCAATTCGAATTTTACTCTTCGATCGTTGATCAATTGTTCGTGCTGAAAGACGGTTCGGCTGTTCATGTGGAAAATTTTAAAGCGAATGGGGCAGATTTGGGCGATGTCTATAAAGAATATTTATAA